Part of the Cellulomonas hominis genome, TCCCGGGACACGCCGAGCCAGTACGCCCCGCGGTAGGCGGCGATCGTGTTCCGGAACGCGTAGCCGTTGATCGTCGCGACGACCGGGACCCGCCGGCCGCGGTCGAAGCCGAGCACCACGTCCTCGGGCACCGGGATGCCGGTGGTGCTCCCGCCCGTGCGGACGAGCGTCGCGTGCAGCGTGACCATGCGGGCCTCCGGGGGGTGCGGGTCGGCGCGGGCGGGTGCGGCGGGGTCGTGCGCGGCTGCGGCGAGCGTAGCCGGGCGCCGGGCACGCGCGGGAGCACCCCCGGCGGCGTGGCAGGCTTGTCCCCGCGCCGGGGACCGGCGTGCGACCCGCGCCGCGAGGCGCCGACCGACGGGAGTGCGAGTGCAGCGCTGGACGGACCTGGCGCAGGTCCCCGCGGACTTCGGGCCGTCGGTGGTGACGATCGGGAACTTCGACGGGGTGCACCGCGGGCACGTCGGGGTGCTGACCCGGATGGTGGCCGACGCCCGCGCGGCCGGGGCCCGCTCCGTCGCCGTCACGTTCACGCCGCACCCGCAGCAGGTGCACCGCCCCGAGTCGGCCCCGCCGCTGCTGACCGGGGACGCGGACCGCCTGGAGCTGCTCGCGCAGACCGGCCTGGACGCCGTGCTGCTGCTGCCGTACTCGCTGGACTTCGCGCGGCAGACCGCGGAGGAGTTCGTCCGCCGCTACCTGGTCGACGGGCTGCGCGCCCGGACGGTCGTGGTCGGGCGGGACGTGCGGTTCGGGCGGGACAACGCCGGCGACCTGGCGACGATGGTCGAGCTGGGGGAGCGGTTCGGGTTCGGCGTCGAGGTGATCGAGGACGTCGCCCCGGAGCCGGCCGACGAGGCGGGCGGACCCGGCGAGGACGGCGCGCTCGCCGACCCGCTGCGCCGCCGCTGGTCGTCCACCTGGGTGCGCGAGCTGCTCGTCGCCGGCGACGTCCGGCAGGCCGCGCGCGTCCTGGGCCGCCCGCACCGGATGCGCGGCACCGTCGTGCACGGCGACAAGCGGGGGCGCGACCTCGGCTTCCCGACGGCGAACCTCGCCCCCGAGTCGGCGGGCATGGTCCCCGCGGACGGCGTGTACGCGGGCTGGCTGCGCCGGCCGGGCCTCCCGCCCGGGTCGCCGGACGCGGTGCTCCCCGCGGCGGTGTCCGTCGGCACCAACCCGACCTTCGACGGCCTGCAGCGCCGGGTCGAGGCGTACGTGCTGGACCGGACCGACCTCGACCTGTACGGCGAGGAGGTCGTGCTCGAGTTCGTCGAGCGGCTGCGGCCCACCCTGCGGTTCGACGGGGTGGACGCGCTGGTCGCGCAGATGCACCAGGACGTCGACGGCGTCCGCGAGGTGCTGCGGCCCGTGGCCGGCTGATAGACTCTCCCAGCCGTCAGAACGGCCGCGGAACGAGAGCGCCCGGGTGGACCTGCCCCGGAGCACCGCGCAACGAGACAAACCGGGAGAGTCGTGCCCCTCGACAGCGCCACCAAGAAGTCCATCATGACCGAGTACGCCACCCACGAGGGTGACACCGGTTCCCCCGAGGTCCAGATCGCGATGCTGTCGCAGCGCATCAAGGACCTGACCGAGCACCTCAAGACGCACAAGCACGACCACCACAGCCGCCGTGGGCTGCTGCTCCTGGTCGGCCAGCGTCGCCGCCTGCTCGGCTACCTGCAGAAGGTCGACATCAACCGCTACCGCAGCCTCATCGAGCGGCTCGGCCTGCGGCGTTGACCGCCTGACCAGCCCGGACCCCGCGCGGGGTCCGGGCTGGTCCCGCGTCGGGGCCCGTCCCTGGCGCATGCTGTACCCCGTACCACTGAGAACCGCGCCGGTCGACGCGTCCGGTCCTCGGTAGTGGTTCCCGGAACACGTGTCCGGGTTCCTCGATCGAAGACCGCCGTGACCGGTCCGGCGCCTTCGATGCAGAGGAGGGCACCCGTGGAGGGTCCCGAGATCCAGTTCGCCGAGGCCGTGATCGACAACGGTCGCTTCGGCACCCGCACCGTCCGCTTCGAGACCGGCCGCCTGGCCAAGCAGGCCGCCGGTTCGGCGATGGCCTACCTCGACGGCGAGACGGCCCTGCTGTCCGCCACGACGGCCGGCAAGCACCCCAAGGACCAGTTCGACTTCTTCCCGCTGACGGTGGACGTCGAGGAGCGGCAGTACGCGGCCGGCAAGATCCCCGGCTCGTTCTTCCGCCGCGAGGGCCGCCCGTCGACCGACGCGATCCTGGCCTGCCGCCTGATCGACCGCCCGCTGCGCCCGCTGTTCGTCAAGGGCCTGCGCAACGAGGTCCAGGTCGTCGTCACCGTGCTGGCGATCCACCCGGACGACGCGTACGACGTGCTGGCGATCAACGCCGCGTCCATCTCCACCCAGATCTCCGGCCTGCCGTTCTCCGGCCCGGTCGGCGCCGTGCGCATCGCCCTGATCGACGGCCAGTGGGTCGCGTTCCCGCGGTACACCGAGCGCGAGCGCGCGACGTTCGAGATCGTCGTCGCCGGCCGCGTGGTCGAGGGCGGTGACGTCGCGATCGCGATGATCGAGGCCGAGGCCCCGGAGAAGTCCTGGAACCTCATCAAGGACGAGGGCGGCGTCGCCCCGACCGAGGCCGTGGTGGCCGAGGGCCTCGAGGCCTCCAAGCCGTTCATCAAGGCCCTGGTCGAGGCGCAGCAGCAGCTCGCCGCGCAGGCGTCCAAGGAGACCCGCGAGTTCCCGACGTTCCCGGACTACCAGCCGGACGCGTACGAGGCCGTCGAGGGCGCCGCGGAGGCCAAGATCCGCGAGGCCATGACGATCGCGGACAAGCAGACCCGCGAGAACCGCCTGGACGAGGTCAAGGCCGAGGTCCTGGCCGAGCTCGCCGCCGCCTTCGAGGGCCGCGAGAAGGAGCTGTCCGCCGCGGTCCGCTCGGTGACCAAGAAGGTCATCCGCCAGCGCATCCTCACCGACGGCTTCCGCATCGACGGCCGCGGCCTGCGGGACATCCGCACGCTGTCCGCCGAGGTCGAGGTGCTGCCCCGCGTGCACGGCTCGGCGCTGTTCGAGCGCGGCGAGACCCAGATCATGGGCGTCACCACGCTGAACATGCTCCGCATGGAGCAGCAGCTCGACACGCTGTCGCCCGAGACGCGCAAGCGCTACATGCACAACTACAACTTCCCGCCGTACTCGACCGGCGAGACCGGCCGCGTGGGCTCCCCGAAGCGCCGCGAGATCGGGCACGGCGCGCTCGCCGAGCGCGCGATCATGCCGGTCCTGCCCTCGCGCGAGGAGTTCCCCTACGCGATCCGCCAGGTCTCCGAGGCGCTGGGCTCCAACGGCTCGACGTCGATGGGCTCCGTCTGCGCCTCGACCCTGTCGCTGCTGAACGCGGGTGTGCCGCTGCGCGCCCCCGTCGCCGGCATCGCGATGGGCCTGGTGTCCGACACCGTGGACGGGGAGACCCGCTACGCCGCGCTCACCGACATCCTGGGCGCCGAGGACGCGTTCGGCGACATGGACTTCAAGGTCGCCGGCACCCGCGAGTTCGTCACGGCCATCCAGCTCGACACCAAGCTCGACGGCATCCCCGCCTCCGTGCTGGCCGACGCGCTGACCCAGGCCAAGGAGGCGCGCCTGGCGATCCTCGACGTGCTGAACGAGGCCATCGACGTCCCGGACGAGATGTCCCCGAACGCCCCGCGCGTCATCACGGTGAAGGTCCCCGTCGACAAGATCGGCGAGGTCATCGGCCCCAAGGGCAAGATGATCAACCAGATCCAGGAGGAGACCGGCGCCGACATCTCCATCGAGGACGACGGCACGGTCTACATCGGCGCCACCGACGGTCCGTCGGCGGAGGCCGCGCGGGCGGCGATCAACGCGATCGCCAACCCGCACATGCCGGAGATCGGCGAGCGCTTCGTCGGCACGGTCGTCAAGACGACCACCTTCGGCGCGTTCATCTCGCTCTCCCCGGGCAAGGACGGCCTGCTGCACATCTCGCAGATCCGTCGCCTGGTCGGCGGCAAGCGCGTCGAGAAGGTCGAGGACGTCCTCGGGGTGGGCCAGAAGGTCCAGGTCGAGATCGGCGAGATCGACCCGCGCGGCAAGCTGTCGCTGCACGCGGTGGTCGAGGAGGAGGCGCCCGCCGAGGGCGCCGAGACCGAGCCGGCCGACGCCTGACGTGCCCCTGCACCTCCCCCTGGTCGCACCCGGTCAGCCGGGCGGCGACCTGACCGCCGGGCAGGCGGGCGACGGCGACGTCCGTCGCTCCGTCCTGCCCGGCGGGGTGCGCCTGCTCACCGAGCACGTCCCCGGGATGCGGTCCGCGTCCGTGGGGGCGTGGGTGGGCGTCGGCTCGCGCGACGAGTCCGACGGCCACCACGGCTCGACGCACTTCCTCGAGCACCTGCTGTTCAAGGGCACCGCGCGGCGCACGGCGATGGACATCGCCGAGGCGTTCGACGAGGTCGGAGGCGAGGCCAACGCCGCCACGGGCAAGGAGCACACCTGCTACTACGCCCGCGTCCTGGACGAGGACCTGCCGATGGCGGTCGACGTCATCGCGGACATGGTGACCTCGGCGCGGCTGGACGCCGACGAGCTCGAGACCGAGCGCGGCGTGATCCTCGAAGAGCTCGCGATGAACGACGACGACCCGAGCGACGTCGCGCACGAGCGGTTCGCCACCGTCGTGCTCGGCGAGCACCCGCTGGGCCGGCCGATCGGCGGCACCCCGGACACGATCCGGGCCGTGCCGCGCGACGCCGTCTGGGAGCACTACCGCCAGCACTACCGCCCCGAGACCCTCGTGGTGACGGCGGCGGGCAACGTGGACCACGAGGCGCTCGCCGCGCAGGTGGTCCGCGCGCTGCACGACGGGGGCTGGGCGCTGCACGAGGGCGCGGCGCCCACCGCGCGACGCGGCGCCGCCGACGCGCTGCCGGTCACGGCCGGGGCGTCGCGGGTCACCGTGCGCCGGGCCACCGAGCAGGCGAACGTCATCGTCGGCGGCACCGGCCTGACCGCCACCGACCCCCGCCGGTTCACGCTGTCCGTGCTGAACGCGGCGCTGGGCGGCGGCATGTCGTCCCGGCTGTTCCAGGAGATCCGCGAGAAGCGGGGCCTGGCCTACTCGACGTACTCGTTCGCGTCCGGGCACGCCGACACCGGGGTGTTCGGCCTGTACGCCGGCTGCACGCCGGGCAAGGTGGACGAGGTCACCGAGCTGCTGGTCGCCGAGCTGGAGCGGCTCGCCGACGGCGGCATCACCGACGCCGAGCTGCGGCGGTCGGTCGGGCAGCTGTCCGGCGGGCTCGTGCTCGGGCTGGAGGACTCCGGCTCCCGGATGAGCCGGCTCGGGAAGTCGGAGCTGGTGCACGGCGAGCTGCTGTCCACGCAGGAGTCGCTGGACCGGGTGCGCGCCGTGACGGCCCGCGACGTCCAGGAGCTCGCCGCGGACCTCGCGTCCCGGCCCCGCTCCGTGGTCCGCGTCGGCCCGTTCGGCGACTGAGCCGCCGCGCCGTCCGGGCCCGAGGTCCCGTTCCCTGCGCGCACGCGCGGGGTGATCATGGGCACATGGCCGCCGTCACGTCCGCCCGTCGCTCCGTCACCGTCGCCCCCGGCCCGTCCGGGCTGGTCGAGGCGCTGTGGGTCGCGCACGGCCCGCACGGGGCGCCGCCGCGGGTGGCGCTGCCCGACGGCCGCCCCGCCGCGGTGGTGCGGCTCGGCGGCCCGGTGCGCTGGGTCGACCCGCTGACCCGCGAGACCGAGGTGATCGGCAGCGTGCTGCGCGGGCCCCGCTCCGTGCCGCAGGTCGTGCTCGCCGACGACCCGGCCGCCCCGTCCTTCGAGGTCGGCGCCCGGCTGGCCCCGTGGGCGCTGTCCGCGCTGCGGCCGGACGGCGGTTTCCTCGTGGACGACCACCGGCCGCTCGCCGCGGTGCTCGGGCTGGACGAGGAGGGGCTCGCGGCGCGCCTGCGCGCGGGGGACCCCGAGGACGCCGCGGCCGTCGCCCGCGCGCTCGAGGCCGAGCTCGTCGCCGCCGTCCGCCGGCCCGTCCCCGCCGGGGACCGTGCCGACCTCGAGCGCGTCGTGCGGATCGCGGACACCGAGCGCGGGCTGGTCCGCTCGATCGACCTGGCGCGCTCGGTGGACCGGTCGCTGGCCTCGCTGCACGCGCTGTTCGCCGCGCACGTCGGCGTCACGCCGGCGGCGTTCCTGTCGGCGGTGCGGCTGTCCTGCGCGGTCCGGGAGCTCGGCGTGGACGACCGCGGGGACGCGCCCCGGGTGGTCGCGGTGCTGCGGTCGTACGCCGACGCCGGGTACCCGCAGCGGGAGGTCGAGCGGTTCACCGGGCTCAGCCCGCTGGAGCTGCGCCGGGCCGTGCGCGGCATGGAGGAGGTCCTGGCGACCGTCTAGGGTGACGTCCCGTGACCTCACCGAGCAGCGAGCAGACTCCCGTGGCCGTGCTGGGCGCGTCCGGGCGCATGGGCCGGACGGTCGTGGCGGCCGTCGAGGCGGCGCCCGACCTGGACCTGGTCGCGGTGCTCGACCACGGCGACGACGTCGGCCGGGTCGGCGCCACGGGCGCGCGCGTGGCCGTGGACTTCACGGTCCCGTCCGCGACGGAGGCGAACGTGCGGTCCCTGGTCGCCCAGGGCGTGCACGCGGTCGTCGGCACCACCGGGTGGACGCCGGAGTCGCTGGGCCGGGTCGAGGCCGACCTCGCCGCGCGCCCCGGCGTCGGCGTGCTGGTGGCCCCGAACTTCGCGCTCGGCGCGGTGCTCGCCATGACGTTCGCGGCGAAGGCCGCCCGCTGGTTCGAGTCCGTCGAGGTCGTCGAGCTGCACCACCCCGACAAGGTCGACGCGCCGTCCGGGACCGCCCGGCACACCGCCGAGGCCGTCGCCCGCGCGCGCCGCGCCGCCGGGCTGGGCGCGATGCCGGACGCCACGACCACGGCGCTGGACGGCGCGCGCGGCGCGGACGTCGACGGGGTGCGGGTGCACGCCGTGCGGCTGCGCGGGCTGGTGGCCCACGAGGAGATCCTGCTCGGCAACGCCGGGGAGCAGCTGACCATCCGGCACGACTCGTTCGACCGGGTCTCGTTCATGCCCGGGGTGCTGCACGCGGTGCGGACCGTCGGGGACCGGCCCGGCCTGACGGTCGGGCTCGAGCACTACCTCGACCTGTGACAGGGCCGGGGCCGGACGGCGCGCGGGGACCTGTGCGGCGCAACCGGACGTCGCTGGTCGCCGCGCTCGCGCTGACCGGGTTGCTGGGGCTCTACGTCTGGCTGGTCGCCGGCCGGGCCGTCGCGCTGGTGCGGACCGGCGAGCCCGTCGGCATCGGGCTCGGCGTGGCGTTCGCGGTGCTGCCGCTGCTGGTGCTCGGGCTCGTCGCGCGGGAGTGGGCCCTGGCGATCGACGTGCAGCGGATGGCGGACACGCTGGCCGACCGCGGCGAGCTGCCGGTCGACGACCTGCCGCGCAGCCCGGGCGGGCGGATCGACCGCGCCGCCGCGACCGCCGCGTTCGAGGCCGCGCGCGCCGAGGCGGAGCGGGCCGACCCGGACGACTGGGGCGCCTGGTACCGGCTGGCCTTCGCGTACGACGCGGCGGGCGACCGGCGGCGGGCGCGGGCCACGCTGCGGCACGCGTCCCGGCTGCACCGGGGGCGCACGGGGGAGCCGCGGGGGCTGTGACGCGGGTCCGGCCGGCGGCCCGCGCGGCTCAGGCGGGCGCGCCCGCGAGGTAGCCGGGCAGCGCGTCGGCCGGCATGGCGCGGGCCACCAGGTATCCCTGCATCAGCGGGACGCCGGCGGCCCGGAGCGCCTCGGCCTGCTCGGCGGTCTCGACGCCCTCGGCGACGACCGTCATGCCGCGCTCGGCGGCCATCCGCTGCACCAGCTCCACCAGCAGGGCGTCCACGGGGTCGTCGAGCATGTGCGCCACGACCGACCGGTCGATCTTCACGACGTCCACCGGCAGCCGGGTCACCTGCCGGAGCCCGGCGAGCGCGCCGCCGAGGTCGTCCAGCGCGATCGGCACCCCCGCGGCCCGCAGCGTCCGCAGCGCCGGCTGCGCCCGGACGATCTGGTCCTCCGTGGCGGCCTCGGACAGCTCCAGCCGGATGCCCCCGCGCGGCGCCCCGGCCCCGTCGACCACCGCGAGCACCCGGTGCGCGAGCGCCGGCTCGTCCAGGGCCGCGGGGGACAGGTTGACGTTGACGACGTGCGGCGCCCGGCCGCCCAGGTCGCGCCGCCAGGCCACGAGGTCCCGGCACGCGCGGTCCAGCACCCACAGGTCGAGGTCCAGCGCCCGGCCGCTGCGCGCGGCGCGGCCCAGCGGCTCGGCCGGCCCGCCCAGGGCGCCGGCGCGGTCCCGGGTGCGCAGCAGGGCCTCCACCTCGTGCACCGCGCGGTCCGTGGTCCCCGCGATCGGCTGGTAATGCACCTCGAGCCCGGTCCACGCGGCGCCGGCCGGCTCGCGGTCCGCCCCGGCGAGCCGGACCCGGTCCCCGCCCGCCTTCTTCGCGCCGTACATGGCCAGGTCGGCGTCACGCAGCAGCCGGTCGCTGTCCACCAGCGCGCCTGCGCCCACCGCCAGGCCCACCGAGGCGCGGGAGTGCGCGGCGTCCGGGAGGGCGGCGTCCGGTGCGGCGATGGCGGCGCGCAGGGCCTCGCCGAGCTCCAGGGCGCCGGTCCGCCACGGGCGCTCCGGCGTCTGCGGCGGCAGCAGGCGGGCCAGGGCGAACTCGTCGCCGCCGAGCCGGCCCACCACGTCCCCGGGGTCAGCCGTGGCGGCCAGCCGGCGGGCGACGGAGTGCAGCAGGGCGTCACCCGTCGAGTGGCCCAGGGAGTCGTTGACCTCCTTGAGCCGGTCCAGGTCCACGAACGCCAGCACCACCGCGCCGTCGCCGCCCCGGGCCCGGTCGCACAGGTCGCGCAGCCCGTCCACGAACCACGCCCGGGACGGCACGCCGGTCAGGTGGTCGTGCGACGCCTCGTGCGCGAGCTCCGCCGCCAGGGCCTCCAGGAGCGTCGTCGGGTCGAGGATGCCGACCGGCACGCGGTCGCCGTCCAGCACCACCATGTCCGAGTAGCCGTCGCCCTGCGCGAGCCGCTCCGCCGCCTCCGGGAGCGACGCCGTCACCTCGACCCAGGGCACGTCCCACCGGGCGACGTCCGCGACCGGCCGCCGGCCCCACAGCGACCGCCCGAAGCCGTAGCGCCCCGTCATCGTCGTGAGGAAGTCCTTGCGGGCCACCATCCCGTGCGGGCCGCCCGGCTCCCGCGGCGCGACCAGCACGGACGAACCCGTCCACCGCGTCCGGAAGCCCAGGTCCACCGCCTCGCACGGGTCGGTGGGCGCGACGACGACAGGGAGAGACGCGAGGTCCGCGAGGGCGCGGCCGCGGCCGGCCCGCCGCCACGGGGCGAGCGTCTGGGGTGGTGCCACGACCAGCACGATCGGCGGGCCGGGCGGCTGACCTGAGGCTCCGCGCGACCTCGTCGACGACAGTTCTCCCCGCGTTCACCCCGCGCACCCGGCTGACCCGCCTGACCCGCCGAGACAGGTCGCCCTGGCCCGGCAGGTCCATGCACCGTCCTCTCTCGGCGCGGAGGTCCTCCGCCGACGCGGGGTCAGCGGCCGCGGAGCCCGATCGGGTTGCCGTCGGCGTCCGCGAGGACGCACACCCGCGCCTCCGGGCCGACCTGCCGCGGCGCGCTGCGCTCGGTCGCCCCGGCGGCGAGCAGCGCCTCCCGGGCGCCGTCCAGGTCCTCGACGTCGGCGTACGTGACCGGCGGGCCGTCGGGGGCGCCCGGCGCGAGGCTGACCTCGAAGCCGCCGGCGTCGAACCCCACGTAGTACGGGGTGTCCGTGTGCGGCGCGCCGTACAGGGCCGTGTAGACGGCCTTCGCCGCGTCCAGGTCGGACACCTGGACCACCAGGCTGCGGATCGTCGTGCTCATGGTTCCTCCTCGGGTGGGGCGGTCACGTCCGCGACCGCCGGATCGTCATGAAGGTGACGGACGGGGCGAGCAGAATGTGACGGCGATGGACACGACGACGGTCTTCGAGCAGCAGCGCACCCACCTGCGCGCCGTGGCGTACCGGCTCCTGGGGTCGGTGCACGAGGCGGACGACGCGGTGCAGGAGGCGTGGCTGCGCCTGGAACGCAGCGACGTCTCGGGGGTCACGAACCTCCCGGGCTGGCTGACGACGGTGGTGTCCCGGATCTGCCTCGACCAGCTCCGCGCGCGCGCGTCCCGGCGGGAGGACCTCGGTGCCGACCCGGTGCCGCCGCGGGACGGCCCGGTTCTCGACCCGGCGGCCGAGGCCGAGCGCGCGGACGACGTGGGCCGGGCGCTGCAGGTGGTGCTGGACGCGCTGGCCCCGGCGGAGCGGCTGGCGTTCTGCCTGCACGACCTGTTCGGACTGTCGTTCGAGGAGGTGGCGGCGGTGCTCGGGCGGTCGGAGGCCGCCAGCCGGCAGCTCGCGAGCCGGGCGCGGCGCCGCGTGCGCGGGCAGGCGGACGAGGTCGAGGTGGACCGGGCGCGGCAGCGCGAGCTGGTCGAGGCGTTCCTGGACGCCTCCCGGAACGGTCGGTTCGACGCGCTGCTCCGGCTGCTGCACCCGGACGCCGAGCTCGTGTCGGACGCCGCGGCGGCGGCGATGGGCTCGCCCGCGCGGGTCGCCGGCGGGGAGGCCGTCGCCCGGTTCTTCGACGGCAGGGCGCGCGCCGCCCGGCTCACCGAGCTGGACGGGTTCGCCGCGGCCGTGTGGTCGCTGCGCGGCGAGGTGAAGGTGGTGTTCGCGTTCGTCGTGGAGGACGGGGCGATCCGCCGGGTCGAGCTGATCGGCGACGACCCGGCGCGGCTGGACCTCGCGGTCAGATCGCGGCGCCCCACAGGTGCTCCGTGATCTCGCGGGGGTCGTCCTGCTCGCCGAGCACCCGCCGCGCGCCGACGTCGCCGAGGCCCGCCGAGCCGAGGAACTGCTCGCGCACCGCGTCGCCCTCGATGACCCACGTCTGCACGGACGTCGCGCGGTCCTCGTCCCGCAGCAGGTCCACGACCGCGGCGAGCAGCCGGGAGCCGTGACCCGCCCGGCGCTCGGCGGGGTCGACCTCGAGCGCCAGGATCTCGCCGCCCGGGGTGTCGTCACCCGAGCCGGGCGGCGCGACCACGGGGGCGACCGAAGCGAAGCCGACGAGCCGCGGGCCGTGCATCGCGACCAGCACCCGGTAGCCGCGCCCGGGCGGGGCGGCGATGGCGGACGCCCACTGGTCGGCGACGCGCGCCGGGTCCACCGCGTCCAGCACCTCGGCGCCGATCGTGTCGGTCAGCGTCGCGCGCCAGGCGGCGAGCTGGACGGCGGCGATGGCGGTCTCGTCGCCGGGCACCGCGGGGCGCACGGACACGTCGGACGTCGCGGGGGAGAGCAGGCTCATGGCGCCTCACAATGCCACGTACAGCGGCTCCAGGTACTCCTCGATGCCGGCCTCGCCGCCCTCGCGGCCGATGCCGGAGGACTTGACGCCGCCGAACGGCGCCGAGGCGTCGGACACCATCCCGCGGTTCACGCCGAGCATGCCGGTCTCCACCTGCTCGGCGAGGCGCATGACCCGGCCGACGTCCCGCGTGTACGCGTACGCGACGAGCCCGAACTCGGTCGCGTTCGCCAGCCGGACGCCGTCCGCCTCCGTGCCGAACGTGACGACGGGTGCGACGGGCCCGAACACCTCCTCGCGGACGGCGCGCGCGTCCTCCGGGACGCGGTCCAGGACGGTCGGCGGGTAGAAGTACCCGCGCCCGCCCGGCCGCTCGCCGCCGGTCCGCACGCGCGCCCCGGCGTCGGCCGCCTCGGCCACGACCTCGTCCACCCGCTCGACGGCCGACCGCTCGATCAGGGGGCCGACCGTGACGTCCGGTTCCGTGCCGCGCCCGACGACCAGCCGCTCGAACGCCGCGGTCAGCCGGTCGGTGAACTCGGCGGCGACGGGCTCCTGCACGAGGAACCGGTTGGCCGCTACGCACGTCTGCCCGGCGTTGCGCATCTTCGCCTGCACCGCCCCCTCGACGGCAGCGTCCAGGTCGGCGTCCTCGAACACCAGGAAGGGCGCGTTCCCGCCGAGCTCCATGGAGGTGCGCAGCACGCCGTCGGCGGCCTGCTTGAGCAGCGTGCGCCCGACCTCGGTCGAGCCGGTGAACGACAGCTTGCGCAGGCGCGGGTCCGCGATCACGGGTCCGGTCAGCGCCCGCGACGACGACGTGGGGACGACGTTGACGACGCCGGTCGGCAGGTCGCGGGCGTCGAGCTCGGCACGCAGCAGCTCCGCGAAGTACGCGGTCGTCAGCGGCGTGAGCTGCGCGGGCTTGATGACGACCGGGCAGCCGGCCGCCAGGGCGGGGGCGACCTTGCGCGTGATCATGGCGATGGGGAAGTTCCAGGGCGTGATGAGCAGCGCCGGGCCGACCGGGCGGCGCAGCACGAGCTGGTGGTGCGTGCCGGCGGGCGCCCGGCGGGTCAGGCCGTCCAGGCGGACCGCCTGCTCGGAGTACCAGCGCACGTACTCGGCGGCGTACGCGACCTCCGCGCGCGCCTCCGCGAGCGGCTTGCCGCCCTCCGCCGTGACCAGCGCGGCCAGGTCCTCCGCGCGGGCGGTCATCGCGTCGAACACGGCGCGCAGCACGTCCGAGCGCGTGCGCGGGGCCGTCTCGCGCCACGCCGGGAACGCCCGGTGCGCGGCGTCCAGCGCGGCGAGGCCGTCGTCCGGTGCGCCGTCGGCCACCTCGAACAGCACGTCGGTCGTCGCCGGGTCGGACACGGCGAACGTGCCGCCCCCCGTGGCGTGCCGCCACTCACCCCCGATGAGCAGGCCCGTCGGGGTGTGCGCGGCG contains:
- a CDS encoding NAD-dependent succinate-semialdehyde dehydrogenase gives rise to the protein MTTSPLPPYVAAHTPTGLLIGGEWRHATGGGTFAVSDPATTDVLFEVADGAPDDGLAALDAAHRAFPAWRETAPRTRSDVLRAVFDAMTARAEDLAALVTAEGGKPLAEARAEVAYAAEYVRWYSEQAVRLDGLTRRAPAGTHHQLVLRRPVGPALLITPWNFPIAMITRKVAPALAAGCPVVIKPAQLTPLTTAYFAELLRAELDARDLPTGVVNVVPTSSSRALTGPVIADPRLRKLSFTGSTEVGRTLLKQAADGVLRTSMELGGNAPFLVFEDADLDAAVEGAVQAKMRNAGQTCVAANRFLVQEPVAAEFTDRLTAAFERLVVGRGTEPDVTVGPLIERSAVERVDEVVAEAADAGARVRTGGERPGGRGYFYPPTVLDRVPEDARAVREEVFGPVAPVVTFGTEADGVRLANATEFGLVAYAYTRDVGRVMRLAEQVETGMLGVNRGMVSDASAPFGGVKSSGIGREGGEAGIEEYLEPLYVAL
- a CDS encoding EAL domain-containing protein: MAPPQTLAPWRRAGRGRALADLASLPVVVAPTDPCEAVDLGFRTRWTGSSVLVAPREPGGPHGMVARKDFLTTMTGRYGFGRSLWGRRPVADVARWDVPWVEVTASLPEAAERLAQGDGYSDMVVLDGDRVPVGILDPTTLLEALAAELAHEASHDHLTGVPSRAWFVDGLRDLCDRARGGDGAVVLAFVDLDRLKEVNDSLGHSTGDALLHSVARRLAATADPGDVVGRLGGDEFALARLLPPQTPERPWRTGALELGEALRAAIAAPDAALPDAAHSRASVGLAVGAGALVDSDRLLRDADLAMYGAKKAGGDRVRLAGADREPAGAAWTGLEVHYQPIAGTTDRAVHEVEALLRTRDRAGALGGPAEPLGRAARSGRALDLDLWVLDRACRDLVAWRRDLGGRAPHVVNVNLSPAALDEPALAHRVLAVVDGAGAPRGGIRLELSEAATEDQIVRAQPALRTLRAAGVPIALDDLGGALAGLRQVTRLPVDVVKIDRSVVAHMLDDPVDALLVELVQRMAAERGMTVVAEGVETAEQAEALRAAGVPLMQGYLVARAMPADALPGYLAGAPA
- a CDS encoding sigma-70 family RNA polymerase sigma factor, with the protein product MDTTTVFEQQRTHLRAVAYRLLGSVHEADDAVQEAWLRLERSDVSGVTNLPGWLTTVVSRICLDQLRARASRREDLGADPVPPRDGPVLDPAAEAERADDVGRALQVVLDALAPAERLAFCLHDLFGLSFEEVAAVLGRSEAASRQLASRARRRVRGQADEVEVDRARQRELVEAFLDASRNGRFDALLRLLHPDAELVSDAAAAAMGSPARVAGGEAVARFFDGRARAARLTELDGFAAAVWSLRGEVKVVFAFVVEDGAIRRVELIGDDPARLDLAVRSRRPTGAP
- a CDS encoding VOC family protein, which gives rise to MSTTIRSLVVQVSDLDAAKAVYTALYGAPHTDTPYYVGFDAGGFEVSLAPGAPDGPPVTYADVEDLDGAREALLAAGATERSAPRQVGPEARVCVLADADGNPIGLRGR
- a CDS encoding GNAT family N-acetyltransferase, giving the protein MSLLSPATSDVSVRPAVPGDETAIAAVQLAAWRATLTDTIGAEVLDAVDPARVADQWASAIAAPPGRGYRVLVAMHGPRLVGFASVAPVVAPPGSGDDTPGGEILALEVDPAERRAGHGSRLLAAVVDLLRDEDRATSVQTWVIEGDAVREQFLGSAGLGDVGARRVLGEQDDPREITEHLWGAAI